The Helianthus annuus cultivar XRQ/B chromosome 16, HanXRQr2.0-SUNRISE, whole genome shotgun sequence genome includes a window with the following:
- the LOC110916308 gene encoding filament-like plant protein 7, producing the protein MDQKTWFLGKKYPEKSNVVRSEANIYAKANEEQKLPYGKQVALEETVKNLHEQIACLLCECNAKDRLMAEHVKAAQEANSGKERAEALVAIQKQELENVIQQKVAAVERLIHLNAALKNCKRELSCTKIEQDRKVILEKAHKKLESKYIEAKKKLANLTVENARLTKALEKKEEIIKDVNNQISKATAEFNALVSRCDSTERGNNVLKHEYGLLKKELKIKSRHAVTANRQQLETERQKLRMLVKKRGPGHPKNHSKAVGRRMSLLIKQLSQVEEENGILKESACKREHEIHVLKAELARMRHDEQYNGKSCMNEMNDHFENLRLTNFDLDQQLSAAKVELKEALHKTSFLEMELEDKGHLCRELEATCLELQFQLTSKDVVTEDVEQEEKTLLPGMKITKELTNDKLTDHSSLHDHMTAEDGVEWEVVLSPPVIKEIINATETEEPYIVVPRALSIVQVKKRVKRYELLRRLLFRGKRGCYKKRLLCFAAYKV; encoded by the exons ATGGACCAAAAAACATGGTTTCTAGGGAAAAAATATCCAGAAAAATCAAATGTTGTAAGGAGTGAAGCTAATATCTATGCAAAAGCAAACGAAGAACAG AAGCTTCCGTATGGGAAACAAGTAGCTTTAGAGGAAACTGTAAAGAACCTCCATGAACAGATAGCTTGTCTTCTCTGTGAATGCAATGCGAAAGATAGACTAATGGCTGAGCATGTAAAAGCAGCACAAGAAGCTAACTCAG GGAAGGAAAGGGCTGAAGCATTAGTGGCGATACAGAAGCAAGAACTAGAAAACGTTATACAGCAAAAAGTAGCTGCGGTCGAGAGATTGATTCACTTAAACGCTGCATTAAAGAATTGCAAGCGGGAATTGAGTTGTACAAAAATAGAGCAAGATCGAAAGGTTATCCTCGAGAAAGCACACAAGAAACTAGAGTCGAAATATATAGAAGCAAAGAAAAAACTTGCAAATCTAACGGTTGAGAATGCTCGGCTTACTAAAGCCCTTGAAAAGAAAGAGGAAATAATCAAAGACGTAAATAATCAAATTTCCAAAGCAACTGCGGAGTTCAATGCACTTGTTTCAAGATGTGATTCAACCGAAAGAGGAAACAACGTTTTGAAACACGAGTATGGTCTTCTTAAGAAAGAGCTCAAGATCAAAAGCCGACATGCCGTCACGGCAAACAGGCAACAGCTAGAAACCGAACGTCAAAAGCTGCGGATGTTAGTGAAGAAGCGGGGCCCGGGGCATCCGAAGAACCATTCTAAAGCTGTGGGGAGAAGAATGAGTTTACTAATAAAACAGTTGAGCCAAGTGGAAGAAGAAAACGGGATTCTCAAAGAAAGCGCATGTAAAAGAGAGCATGAAATTCATGTCTTGAAAGCGGAACTTGCTCGAATGAGGCATGATGAACAATATAACGGCAAATCGTGTATGAACGAAATGAACGATCACTTTGAGAATCTGAGATTAACTAACTTTGATCTCGATCAACAACTTTCGGCTGCCAAAGTTGAGTTAAAAGAAGCTCTTCACAAAACATCGTTTCTAGAAATGGAATTGGAAGATAAAGGTCATCTTTGTAGAGAACTAGAAGCAACATGTCTCGAGCTACAATTCCAACTAACCAG TAAGGATGTAGTTACCGAAGATGTCGAGCAAGAAGAAAAAACGCTTCTGCCC GGAATGAAGATTACAAAAGAGTTGACTAATGACAAGTTGACCGATCATTCTTCTTTACATGATCATATGACGGCAGAGGATGGTGTTGAGTGGGAGGTTGTTCTAAGCCCCCCAGTGATCAAGGAAATCATAAACGCTACAGAAACAGAAGAACCGTACATAGTTGTACCTCGGGCTCTATCGATTGTACAGGTTAAGAAGCGAGTTAAACGTTATGAGTTGCTAAGGAGGCTTCTGTTTAGAGGTAAGAGGGGTTGCTACAAGAAGAGGCTGCTTTGCTTTGCTGCATACAAGGTTTAG